A genomic region of Zalophus californianus isolate mZalCal1 chromosome 11, mZalCal1.pri.v2, whole genome shotgun sequence contains the following coding sequences:
- the ZW10 gene encoding centromere/kinetochore protein zw10 homolog isoform X2, with the protein MISKKYSEFLPSMQSAQDLVTQVDKLSEDIDLLKSRIESEVRRDLHVSTAEFTDLKQQLERDSVVLSLLKQLQQFSTAIEEYNCALTEKKYVTAAQCLEEAQKCLKLLKSRKCFDLKMLKSLHMELTIQKQNILYHLGEEWQKLIVWKFPPSKDTSNLESCLQTELNLCIEQSQKEEKTPVPPISSVLLAFSILGELQMKLKSFGQMLLKYILRPLASCPSLYAIIESQPNIIIIRFESVMTDLEHPSPSEVFAKIRLVLEVLQKQLLDLPLDTDLENEKTSKIVLAEMLGDMIWEDLSECLIKNCLVYSIPTNSSKLQQYEEIIQSTEEFENALKEMRFLKGDTTDLLKYARNINSHFANKKCQDVIVAARNLMTSEIHNTVKITPDSKISVPDLPHPEKDEKLEVQKMSTTQYNEVVNLEPENTLDQHSFSLPTCRISESVKQLMELAYQTLLEATTSSDQCAIQLFYSVRNIFHLFHDVVPTYHKENLQKLPQLAAIHHNNCMYIAHHLLTLGHQFRLRLAPILCDGTTTFVDLVPGFRRLGTECFLAQMRAQKGELLERLSSARNFSNVDDEENYSAASKAVRQVLHQLKRLGIVWQDVLPVNIYCKAMGTLLNTAISEIIGRITALEDISTEDGDRLYSLCKTVMDEGPQVFAPLSEESKNKKYQEEVPVYVPKWMPFKELMMMLQASLQEIGDRWADGKGPLAAAFSSSEVKALIRALFQNTERRAAALAKIK; encoded by the exons ATGATCAGCAAGAAGTATAGTGAATTCCTGCCTAGCATGCAAAGTGCACAGGACCTGGTTACCCAAGTGGATAAGCTATCTGAGGACATTGACCTGCTGAAATCCAGGATAGAGAGTGAG GTTCGCCGGGATCTTCATGTATCAACTGCTGAATTTACAGACTTGAAGCAACAGTTGGAAAGAGACTCAGTAGTCCTAAGTTTGCTTAAGCAGCTGCAACAG ttttctacTGCTATTGAAGAATATAATTGTGCACTAACGGAGAAGAAGTATGTCACTGCTGCTCAGTGTCTGGAAGAG GCGCAGAAATGCTTGAAGTTACTGAAATCCAGAAAatgctttgatttaaaaatgttgaaatctCTCCACATGGAGCTCACAATACAGAAACAGAACATCCTTTACCACCTTGGAGAAGAGTGGCAGAAGCTGATCGTATGGAAGTTCCCGCCATCAAAAG ATACCAGTAACTTGGAATCTTGCCTACAAACAGAACTTAATTTATGCATTGAACAAtctcagaaagaagagaagaccCCTGTGCCACCAATCAGTTCTGTCCTCCTGGCATTTTCTATTCTTGGGGAGCTACAAATGAAGCTTAAATCATTTG GTCAGATGCTGCTGAAGTATATCCTTAGGCCTCTGGCATCTTGCCCATCCCTTTATGCTATTATAGAAAGCCAGCCTAACATCATTATTATTCGTTTTGAATCTGTAATGACTGACTTGGAACATCCGTCACCGTCTGAAGTTTTTGCAAAGATCAGACTGGTACTGGAAGTCCTCCAGAAACAACTTCTAG aTTTACCTCTTGATACTgacctagaaaatgaaaaaacatctAAAATTGTATTGGCTGAGATGCTTGGTGACATGATCTGGGAGGACTTGTCTGAGTGCCTCATTAAAAACTGTTTGGTTTATTCTATCCCAACTAATAGCAGCAAGTTACAGCAGTATGAAGAG ATCATACAGTCCACTGAAGAATTTGAAAATGCCCTCAAGGAGATGAGGTTTTTAAAAGGAGATACTACTGATTTGCTGAAATATGCCCGTAACATCAATTCTCATTTTGCTAACAAGAAATGTCAGGATGTGATTGTGGCAGCTAGAAACCTAATGACCTCTGAAATTCATAACACTGTGAAG ATTACTCCTGATTCTAAGATAAGTGTGCCAGACTTACCCCATCCTGAGAAGGATGAGAAGCTAGAAGTACAGAAAATGTCCACAACTCAGTACAACGAGGTGGTGAACTTAGAACCTGAAAATACATTGGACCAACATTCCTTCTCTTTGCCCACGTGCCGCATCAGTGAATCTGTGAAGCAGTTAATGGAACTTGCCTATCAGACTTTACTAGAGGCAACAACCAGCAGTGATCAGTG tgctaTTCAACTTTTCTACTCAGTGAGGAATATCTTCCATTTGTTCCATGATGTTGTGCCAACATATCACAA GGAGAACCTTCAGAAACTGCCCCAGTTGGCTGCCATTCACCACAACAACTGTATGTATATTGCTCACCACCTGCTGACACTCGGGCATCAGTTCAGATTGCGTCTTGCCCCCATTCTTTGTGATGGCACCACGACCTTTGTGGATCTTGTACCTGGCTTCAGGAGACTTG GGACAGAGTGTTTTTTGGCCCAAATGAGGGCACAGAAAGGAGAACTTCTGGAAAGATTATCAAGTGCTAGAAACTTTTCCAACGTGGATGACGAAGAGAATTACTCTGCAGCAAGTAAAGCAGTCCGGCAG GTACTACACCAGCTGAAGAGACTTGGAATTGTGTGGCAGGATGTCCTGCCAGTGAACATATATTGCAAGGCCATGGGGACTTTACTCAATACAGCAATTTCTGAGATCATTGGCAGAATCACTGCTCTAGAG GACATCTCTACTGAAGATGGTGATAGATTGTATTCCTTATGCAAAACAGTGATGGACGAAGGACCCCAAGTATTTGCACCTTTGTCTGAAGAAAGCAAGAACAAGAAATACCAAGAAGAGGTTCCAGTCTATGTGCCAAAGTGGATGCCATTCAAGGAATTGATGATGATGTTACAAGCCAGCCTGCAAGAAATTGGGGATCG GTGGGCAGATGGAAAAGGGCCCTTGGCAGCTGCATTCTCTTCCAGTGAAGTAAAAGCTTTAATTCGTGCCTTGTTCCAGAACACAGAAAGAAGAGCAGCTGCCCTTGCTAAGATTAAATAG
- the ZW10 gene encoding centromere/kinetochore protein zw10 homolog isoform X1, with amino-acid sequence MASFVTEVLAHSGRLEKEDLGTRISRLTRRVEEIKGEVCTMISKKYSEFLPSMQSAQDLVTQVDKLSEDIDLLKSRIESEVRRDLHVSTAEFTDLKQQLERDSVVLSLLKQLQQFSTAIEEYNCALTEKKYVTAAQCLEEAQKCLKLLKSRKCFDLKMLKSLHMELTIQKQNILYHLGEEWQKLIVWKFPPSKDTSNLESCLQTELNLCIEQSQKEEKTPVPPISSVLLAFSILGELQMKLKSFGQMLLKYILRPLASCPSLYAIIESQPNIIIIRFESVMTDLEHPSPSEVFAKIRLVLEVLQKQLLDLPLDTDLENEKTSKIVLAEMLGDMIWEDLSECLIKNCLVYSIPTNSSKLQQYEEIIQSTEEFENALKEMRFLKGDTTDLLKYARNINSHFANKKCQDVIVAARNLMTSEIHNTVKITPDSKISVPDLPHPEKDEKLEVQKMSTTQYNEVVNLEPENTLDQHSFSLPTCRISESVKQLMELAYQTLLEATTSSDQCAIQLFYSVRNIFHLFHDVVPTYHKENLQKLPQLAAIHHNNCMYIAHHLLTLGHQFRLRLAPILCDGTTTFVDLVPGFRRLGTECFLAQMRAQKGELLERLSSARNFSNVDDEENYSAASKAVRQVLHQLKRLGIVWQDVLPVNIYCKAMGTLLNTAISEIIGRITALEDISTEDGDRLYSLCKTVMDEGPQVFAPLSEESKNKKYQEEVPVYVPKWMPFKELMMMLQASLQEIGDRWADGKGPLAAAFSSSEVKALIRALFQNTERRAAALAKIK; translated from the exons ATGGCTTCGTTCGTGACGGAGGTTCTGGCACACTCGGGGCGGCTGGAGAAGGAGGATCTGGGCACTCGGATCAGCCGCCTGACCCGGCGGGTGGAGGAGATTAAG GGTGAAGTGTGCACTATGATCAGCAAGAAGTATAGTGAATTCCTGCCTAGCATGCAAAGTGCACAGGACCTGGTTACCCAAGTGGATAAGCTATCTGAGGACATTGACCTGCTGAAATCCAGGATAGAGAGTGAG GTTCGCCGGGATCTTCATGTATCAACTGCTGAATTTACAGACTTGAAGCAACAGTTGGAAAGAGACTCAGTAGTCCTAAGTTTGCTTAAGCAGCTGCAACAG ttttctacTGCTATTGAAGAATATAATTGTGCACTAACGGAGAAGAAGTATGTCACTGCTGCTCAGTGTCTGGAAGAG GCGCAGAAATGCTTGAAGTTACTGAAATCCAGAAAatgctttgatttaaaaatgttgaaatctCTCCACATGGAGCTCACAATACAGAAACAGAACATCCTTTACCACCTTGGAGAAGAGTGGCAGAAGCTGATCGTATGGAAGTTCCCGCCATCAAAAG ATACCAGTAACTTGGAATCTTGCCTACAAACAGAACTTAATTTATGCATTGAACAAtctcagaaagaagagaagaccCCTGTGCCACCAATCAGTTCTGTCCTCCTGGCATTTTCTATTCTTGGGGAGCTACAAATGAAGCTTAAATCATTTG GTCAGATGCTGCTGAAGTATATCCTTAGGCCTCTGGCATCTTGCCCATCCCTTTATGCTATTATAGAAAGCCAGCCTAACATCATTATTATTCGTTTTGAATCTGTAATGACTGACTTGGAACATCCGTCACCGTCTGAAGTTTTTGCAAAGATCAGACTGGTACTGGAAGTCCTCCAGAAACAACTTCTAG aTTTACCTCTTGATACTgacctagaaaatgaaaaaacatctAAAATTGTATTGGCTGAGATGCTTGGTGACATGATCTGGGAGGACTTGTCTGAGTGCCTCATTAAAAACTGTTTGGTTTATTCTATCCCAACTAATAGCAGCAAGTTACAGCAGTATGAAGAG ATCATACAGTCCACTGAAGAATTTGAAAATGCCCTCAAGGAGATGAGGTTTTTAAAAGGAGATACTACTGATTTGCTGAAATATGCCCGTAACATCAATTCTCATTTTGCTAACAAGAAATGTCAGGATGTGATTGTGGCAGCTAGAAACCTAATGACCTCTGAAATTCATAACACTGTGAAG ATTACTCCTGATTCTAAGATAAGTGTGCCAGACTTACCCCATCCTGAGAAGGATGAGAAGCTAGAAGTACAGAAAATGTCCACAACTCAGTACAACGAGGTGGTGAACTTAGAACCTGAAAATACATTGGACCAACATTCCTTCTCTTTGCCCACGTGCCGCATCAGTGAATCTGTGAAGCAGTTAATGGAACTTGCCTATCAGACTTTACTAGAGGCAACAACCAGCAGTGATCAGTG tgctaTTCAACTTTTCTACTCAGTGAGGAATATCTTCCATTTGTTCCATGATGTTGTGCCAACATATCACAA GGAGAACCTTCAGAAACTGCCCCAGTTGGCTGCCATTCACCACAACAACTGTATGTATATTGCTCACCACCTGCTGACACTCGGGCATCAGTTCAGATTGCGTCTTGCCCCCATTCTTTGTGATGGCACCACGACCTTTGTGGATCTTGTACCTGGCTTCAGGAGACTTG GGACAGAGTGTTTTTTGGCCCAAATGAGGGCACAGAAAGGAGAACTTCTGGAAAGATTATCAAGTGCTAGAAACTTTTCCAACGTGGATGACGAAGAGAATTACTCTGCAGCAAGTAAAGCAGTCCGGCAG GTACTACACCAGCTGAAGAGACTTGGAATTGTGTGGCAGGATGTCCTGCCAGTGAACATATATTGCAAGGCCATGGGGACTTTACTCAATACAGCAATTTCTGAGATCATTGGCAGAATCACTGCTCTAGAG GACATCTCTACTGAAGATGGTGATAGATTGTATTCCTTATGCAAAACAGTGATGGACGAAGGACCCCAAGTATTTGCACCTTTGTCTGAAGAAAGCAAGAACAAGAAATACCAAGAAGAGGTTCCAGTCTATGTGCCAAAGTGGATGCCATTCAAGGAATTGATGATGATGTTACAAGCCAGCCTGCAAGAAATTGGGGATCG GTGGGCAGATGGAAAAGGGCCCTTGGCAGCTGCATTCTCTTCCAGTGAAGTAAAAGCTTTAATTCGTGCCTTGTTCCAGAACACAGAAAGAAGAGCAGCTGCCCTTGCTAAGATTAAATAG